One region of Candidatus Zixiibacteriota bacterium genomic DNA includes:
- a CDS encoding DUF3795 domain-containing protein: MSDSNQNDLVGRCGLYCGACVIYRAERDDPEMRKRFAARRNCPPEKVRCRGCGAVTSDCWGFKCRFALCLNKKGYQYCFECRRYDSAACDQFEEFALNYLDDGVDLRANLTMIKERKTAEWLGLSEKRFRCPHCRKPVVAGASKCHHCRKDIPLP; this comes from the coding sequence ATGAGCGATTCAAACCAAAATGACCTGGTTGGGCGATGCGGCCTTTATTGCGGCGCATGTGTCATATACCGGGCCGAGCGTGATGACCCCGAGATGCGCAAACGATTTGCCGCACGCCGCAACTGCCCGCCCGAAAAAGTCCGTTGCCGGGGATGCGGTGCCGTTACCTCAGATTGCTGGGGATTTAAATGCCGATTCGCCCTCTGCCTGAATAAAAAGGGGTACCAATATTGTTTTGAATGCCGCCGGTATGATTCGGCGGCCTGCGATCAATTCGAGGAGTTCGCCCTGAATTACCTTGATGACGGGGTCGATCTTAGGGCCAACCTGACTATGATCAAAGAGAGGAAAACCGCCGAGTGGCTGGGACTTTCCGAGAAACGTTTTCGCTGCCCGCATTGCCGCAAGCCGGTTGTTGCCGGGGCCAGCAAATGCCATCATTGCCGTAAAGATATCCCACTACCTTAG
- a CDS encoding SIMPL domain-containing protein (The SIMPL domain is named for its presence in mouse protein SIMPL (signalling molecule that associates with mouse pelle-like kinase). Bacterial member BP26, from Brucella, was shown to assemble into a channel-like structure, while YggE from E. coli has been associated with resistance to oxidative stress.): MKSGQVLLIGLSLIIAATIFGIFFYNTRVADDTISVVGAATKRFESDIVKWRVTLSRNTSPSDMTSGYNLIQKDLQFFRQLLRDKGLTESDITIQPVNTMPNYGREGQISGYIIQQELFIITSNLAVVEGLALNPMALTENGIVLQNSRLEYFYSKLSDIKMELLAEATKDAARRAKEIADNSGALLGNVTNLRAGVFQITEPFSSEVSDYGMYNTQTKQKDITVTVRASYRIK, translated from the coding sequence ATGAAATCAGGGCAGGTTCTGCTTATCGGTCTGAGTTTGATCATTGCGGCAACCATATTCGGTATTTTTTTCTATAACACCAGGGTTGCCGATGATACAATCAGCGTTGTCGGTGCCGCAACCAAAAGATTTGAGTCGGATATTGTCAAATGGCGGGTGACCCTCTCGCGCAACACCTCACCTTCCGACATGACCAGCGGCTACAATTTGATTCAGAAAGACCTGCAGTTTTTCCGGCAGTTGCTCCGGGATAAAGGACTCACTGAAAGTGATATCACCATTCAGCCGGTCAACACCATGCCCAATTATGGCCGTGAGGGACAGATTTCCGGGTATATTATCCAGCAGGAATTATTTATCATAACATCGAACCTGGCTGTAGTGGAGGGATTAGCCCTTAATCCGATGGCTTTGACCGAAAATGGAATCGTTCTCCAGAATTCGCGGCTGGAATATTTCTACTCCAAACTCTCCGATATCAAGATGGAGCTTCTGGCCGAGGCGACCAAGGATGCCGCCCGCCGGGCCAAAGAAATTGCCGACAATTCCGGCGCCTTGCTTGGAAATGTCACCAATCTGCGGGCCGGGGTGTTCCAGATTACCGAGCCGTTTTCCTCCGAGGTCAGCGATTACGGCATGTATAACACGCAGACTAAGCAGAAAGATATCACCGTAACCGTGCGCGCCTCTTATCGAATAAAGTAA
- a CDS encoding nitroreductase family protein, translating to MSHQDNEPSHHGIDEGAGRNYPNETMRLLTERASCRSFSEKKIPPDILQMILEAGIHSPTGGNLQPYSIIKIENENTKRKLAELCGEQMFIATAPVDLLFCIDWRRLHRWAEMEAAPYSASYSFRHFWISFQDTIIAAQNICTAADAMGLGSVYVGTIMECLRETRELLALPKEVLPVVLLSLGYPKARPLPKKKLGTEVMVHSEKYCDLEDKQLLEVFEKKYPGWQREITPERLETMALVCREVHGEEFAQKCLTRIKEQGYINAVQNYFGLHYLANVMPEGNGDFIKIMEEFGFDWFKEYHPPGGK from the coding sequence ATGAGTCATCAAGATAATGAACCTTCCCATCACGGGATAGATGAGGGCGCCGGAAGAAATTACCCCAACGAAACCATGCGGCTGCTAACCGAAAGGGCCAGCTGTCGGAGCTTCAGCGAAAAGAAGATCCCCCCGGATATTCTGCAGATGATACTTGAGGCGGGGATTCATTCTCCAACCGGAGGAAATCTTCAGCCATATTCGATCATTAAGATTGAAAATGAAAATACCAAGCGGAAACTGGCCGAACTGTGCGGCGAGCAGATGTTTATTGCAACGGCGCCGGTGGATCTCCTTTTCTGCATCGACTGGCGGCGTCTCCACCGCTGGGCGGAAATGGAAGCGGCCCCATACAGCGCCAGTTATTCATTCCGGCATTTCTGGATTTCCTTTCAGGATACCATAATTGCGGCGCAGAATATCTGCACCGCCGCCGACGCCATGGGACTGGGTTCGGTCTATGTCGGCACAATTATGGAATGTCTGAGGGAGACAAGGGAATTGCTGGCTCTTCCGAAGGAGGTATTGCCGGTAGTGCTCTTGAGCCTGGGGTATCCGAAGGCGCGACCGCTGCCCAAAAAGAAATTGGGAACAGAAGTCATGGTGCATAGTGAGAAATATTGCGATCTGGAAGATAAGCAACTTCTTGAGGTATTTGAAAAGAAGTACCCGGGATGGCAAAGAGAAATCACTCCCGAGCGTCTGGAGACCATGGCGCTGGTCTGCCGGGAGGTACACGGTGAGGAGTTCGCACAAAAGTGCCTGACCCGAATTAAGGAGCAGGGTTATATTAACGCCGTTCAGAATTACTTTGGATTGCACTATCTCGCCAACGTTATGCCGGAGGGAAACGGTGATTTCATCAAAATCATGGAAGAGTTCGGTTTTGACTGGTTCAAAGAGTACCATCCGCCCGGCGGCAAATGA
- a CDS encoding right-handed parallel beta-helix repeat-containing protein produces the protein MFRVSMASIIIGLLFLAFSSTFAQPIHVPGDYATIQEAINAAVNYDTIMVAPGIYRVNLDFLGKAIALTSEAGPALTELWPADTTQAIIKFITNELPTAKLIGFTVGRSVGAAGIRIAGSSPSIIGNYFTHHSSTIRNGAVLYINGLSCAIIKNNLFFNNLDCYAIIWGWSDTALQIVNNTIHTGRIGLVLRGPGSQVMNNIVTGCNMGVSVSVAMSRGYNDIWGNVTDWILGSPDPTDISADPKYLDTLSNNFDLPRSSPCIDAGNPNAIYNDQDGTRNDIGAFSFDQWVAAVYNIRIAGENIAHLINHTPTFEWSYYDTVDMIQIGYEVTVGDISTSDIWTSGQVTSSDSFAAYGGPALTEGATYYCLIRVFNGHLWGYWRYLYFRMNAAPSVPVALWPFDIPVSTYGVHLLVQNSSDANGDPLTYDFEIAPSPGGTAVASRYDVFEQPSQTGTGIFKQSWPTAVDYVWQARAFDGYEYSDWSAYQPFVTREPMIIRVPSERPTIQAGIDAGQERDTVLVAPGTYTGDGNRDLSLRGTNLILKSETGAENTIIDCEAGPMNAHWGFYLRDFEDSTAAIDGFTIKNSFTDELGAIYITTSSPTIQNCIITENDGTGIMAVSNYGRWAGRTKVYILNCKITENNYHGIYSFAHATINNCEISGNALDGVHFISPDSVNMTHCLLRGNGQNGLYITIGAGGNYHIENNTFVGNNKGLHFYYEPPKAGAETSLSLQSNSIASNIFAFNRQYGVYASGMGITYTACNNAFGNPTGDWFPGSTYLPHAGDSLGNISADPLFCDTTTGDFHIAAISPCAPGNNSCDVLMGAFGIGCDFICGDVDGDGIVNIKDITYLIDYLYKNGPPPVMLGLADVNDSGQTNIQDITYLIKYLYLGGPPPHCP, from the coding sequence ATGTTTAGAGTCTCGATGGCTTCAATAATTATCGGTCTGCTGTTCCTTGCTTTTTCTAGTACTTTTGCTCAGCCAATTCATGTTCCCGGTGATTATGCCACTATCCAGGAGGCGATCAACGCAGCTGTCAATTACGATACGATTATGGTAGCCCCCGGTATTTACCGGGTGAATCTCGATTTTCTGGGCAAAGCTATTGCTCTCACCAGCGAAGCCGGGCCGGCATTGACCGAGCTTTGGCCCGCCGACACTACTCAGGCGATAATAAAATTCATTACGAATGAGTTGCCGACAGCGAAATTAATCGGGTTCACAGTCGGTCGTTCGGTCGGTGCCGCCGGAATCAGAATTGCCGGGAGTTCCCCGAGCATTATCGGGAATTATTTTACTCACCACTCAAGTACTATTCGTAACGGAGCAGTGCTTTATATCAATGGTTTATCATGTGCAATCATAAAGAACAATCTGTTTTTTAATAATCTCGATTGTTATGCCATTATTTGGGGATGGAGCGATACGGCGCTGCAAATCGTCAACAATACTATCCATACGGGCCGCATAGGATTGGTTCTGCGGGGCCCCGGCTCCCAAGTAATGAATAATATCGTTACCGGATGTAATATGGGGGTTTCTGTATCAGTTGCAATGAGCCGCGGCTATAATGATATCTGGGGTAATGTCACTGATTGGATTCTTGGGTCCCCTGATCCGACCGATATTTCGGCGGATCCAAAATATCTCGACACTCTGAGCAACAATTTTGACCTGCCGAGGAGTTCTCCTTGCATTGACGCCGGGAACCCCAATGCAATATATAATGACCAGGACGGGACAAGGAATGACATCGGGGCCTTTTCTTTTGACCAATGGGTAGCGGCGGTTTATAATATCAGGATTGCAGGGGAGAATATCGCCCATCTGATTAACCATACGCCCACTTTTGAATGGTCCTATTATGATACGGTGGATATGATTCAGATTGGGTATGAGGTTACGGTTGGTGATATAAGCACCAGCGACATCTGGACTTCCGGCCAGGTTACCTCTTCGGATAGTTTCGCCGCTTATGGCGGGCCGGCGCTCACTGAAGGTGCGACTTATTACTGCCTTATAAGAGTTTTCAACGGACATCTATGGGGTTACTGGAGATATTTATATTTCCGCATGAATGCCGCTCCCTCGGTTCCCGTCGCGCTGTGGCCCTTTGATATACCGGTGAGTACTTATGGTGTGCATTTGCTCGTTCAGAATTCCTCCGATGCCAATGGCGACCCGTTGACTTATGATTTTGAAATCGCTCCCAGTCCCGGCGGGACGGCCGTGGCTTCTCGCTATGATGTGTTTGAACAGCCGAGTCAGACCGGGACCGGGATATTCAAGCAGAGTTGGCCGACTGCGGTGGATTATGTCTGGCAGGCACGGGCGTTTGACGGATATGAATATTCCGACTGGTCGGCTTACCAGCCATTTGTTACTCGCGAACCGATGATTATTCGCGTTCCTTCCGAGCGGCCGACTATTCAGGCGGGTATTGATGCCGGCCAGGAACGGGACACGGTGTTGGTGGCGCCGGGAACTTATACCGGCGATGGCAACCGCGACCTGAGTTTGAGAGGAACCAACCTGATTCTCAAATCGGAAACGGGAGCGGAAAACACAATCATCGACTGTGAGGCAGGACCCATGAACGCCCACTGGGGATTCTACCTGCGAGATTTTGAGGATTCCACCGCCGCTATCGATGGTTTCACTATAAAAAACTCTTTCACCGACGAATTAGGAGCCATCTATATCACTACTTCGTCGCCGACCATACAAAATTGCATTATCACTGAAAATGACGGGACCGGCATCATGGCGGTATCCAATTATGGGCGGTGGGCGGGACGGACAAAGGTGTATATTTTGAATTGCAAGATCACAGAGAATAATTATCACGGCATATATTCTTTTGCTCACGCTACGATCAATAATTGTGAAATATCCGGAAATGCTCTGGATGGCGTTCATTTTATTTCACCCGACAGCGTTAACATGACCCACTGCCTGTTGCGTGGCAACGGCCAGAATGGTTTGTATATTACAATCGGGGCCGGCGGCAATTACCACATAGAGAACAATACTTTTGTCGGTAACAATAAGGGTTTGCATTTCTACTATGAGCCGCCCAAGGCGGGCGCAGAGACATCCTTGTCACTCCAATCAAATTCCATTGCCAGCAATATCTTTGCTTTCAACCGGCAATATGGCGTTTATGCGAGTGGAATGGGTATCACTTACACCGCCTGCAACAATGCCTTCGGTAATCCTACCGGCGACTGGTTCCCCGGCAGCACTTACTTGCCTCATGCAGGCGATTCACTGGGAAATATCTCGGCCGATCCCCTCTTCTGCGACACAACTACCGGCGATTTTCATATCGCCGCGATTTCTCCCTGCGCCCCGGGAAACAACAGTTGCGATGTGTTGATGGGCGCGTTTGGTATAGGATGTGATTTCATCTGCGGCGATGTTGACGGTGACGGTATTGTGAATATAAAGGATATCACTTATCTTATTGACTATCTCTACAAGAACGGCCCGCCCCCGGTCATGTTGGGTCTGGCTGATGTTAATGATTCGGGTCAGACGAATATTCAGGATATAACCTATTTAATAAAATATTTGTATTTAGGTGGCCCGCCGCCTCATTGCCCCTAA